Part of the Cuniculiplasma divulgatum genome, TTCCCAAAACCAGAATACTGATGAGTTTCTTTATGGAGTTTAATCTGTTTGGAAACATGGAAAGAATGAATTCCCTTTCCTCCTTTGAGAACACCTTCAGTCTTGATGCAACAACTGTATAGATTAATGCTCCAACTAATATGAGAAATGGTAGAATAAAAAGAGAGTATCCATATCTTTCAACCATAAAATGAAGTGCAAAATAGACAATCAGGAACATGAAAATGGAAGATGCCCATATTTTCAGTGTGCCAGATGTATTGTACTGAACCAGATCCTCCTTCTTTGCAAGCCTGTATAGAATAACGAAAGAAACAACATAAACAGATGAGAAACCAAAGGCTGCTCCTATAAGACCAAAATATGGTATAAGAAGGAAAGAGAAAATAACATTTGCAACTAGTGAACCAAGACTTGAGTATAGGAAGAAAGATGTTTTCCTAACAGATGAGATTGCCTGTATCAGGAGATTTTGTGATATGAATAGAGTTGGAACAAGCATGACAACTATGAGTGCATATTGACCGGAAACATAGGCAGGACCTGCTATGTAATATAAAACAATTGGAGAAAGAGCTGCAATTCCCAATGCGATCGGTGTATAAAAATAGGTCAGAAGTAGAGATGATGCTCCTACGTTGCTCTTTATGAAAGCCCTCTGATCGTTACCGAAAAACTCAGAGAATTTTGGAAGCGTGATATTATTAAAGGGAATGGCAATAAAACTGATTCCCGAAAATATAAGAAGGGTAAAGTTGTAGATCCCAAGATAGTAAGTATTAAGTAAATACGCTACAACAAACCTGTCTGTATATGATGCACCATATCCTATGATTGATGATAGCAGTACGGGAATGGCATATGTGAATATGGATCTGCTGCCAACAGTACGGTGATGCTTCCTCATATATCCCCTGGCCAGTATTGCCAGAAGATAAACGAAATCGATTAATATTCCAAGGGCGAGACCAATAATCCATCCGTATATGATATCAATTAGTGATCGATCTATGTAGGCCAGAGTCAGTGCTCCAAAATAATATATTACCCATATTATTACTGATATCAATGCCGATATCTTAAATTTCTCAAAACCAATGATTGCTCCATTTAGTATGGAGAATATGATGTTTCCGAATAGTACTAATGATAAGAGTTTGATATAGAATGTGTATGATGTTGAATGAAAGAAAATGATTGATATATATCCTGAAAATGCGTATACAACCAGCAATCCTGCTAGTGCAAGTAATATTCCAAGTACAAGTATCCTGAACAATGTCTTTCCCGGTGAGTACACCTTTGAATTAAGATTTGATGAAATGAAATGCGTTATCGCACTGTTGAGGCCTACAGTGAAAACAATTCCGAAAAGACCTACAATGGCAATGAATAATGCGATCACGCCCAGATCGCTTGGAGGAAAGATTCTTGCAGCAAATATATAGAATAATGATCCTGAAACTACCTGGACACCGTTGCCGAGAAACTGGTAAATTGCACTAATCCCAACATATTCCTTCTCGGCACCTAATTCCATTCTTCCCTGAATTCCTCCATAAATAATTAACTTTTATTCAAATCCGCAATTTGGAAGAAATACAGTAAAACAAATATTATTAATATAGTAGAAAAGCTAAAGGATATAATTTTCATAATTTTTCATATAATGATCAACTGTTTGCCTGAGGGCATCGTTGAAATTGAATTCCGGTTTCCACCCCAGTTTTCTTATACTGCTGGCATCTATGGCATATCTCCTATCATGGCCGGGTCTATCATCAACAAACTTGATCATGTCGGTATTCTTTTTCATTAGATGCATAATCTCGTTAACAACTTCAATGTTTGAATGTTCACCATCGGAACCTATAAGATATGTTTTTCCCGCTTTGCCTTTTTCCAGGATAAGATCAATTCCATTGCAGTGGTCTGTTACATATATCCAGTCTCTTATCTGTCTGCCGTCACCATATATTGGAACTTTCTCATTGTTCATTAGATTGATTATAGTTTTTGGTATAAGTTTCTCTCTGTGCTGGTGTGGACCGAAATTGTTACTGCAGTTACTAATGGTCGCCTTCAATCCGTATGTGTTACAGTAGCTGCGGACAAGCATGTCTGCAGATGCCTTTGTTGCAGAATATGGGTTTTTTGGATTATAGGGTGAATCAACATTGAATTTTTCCTTTGAATCTACTGGCAATGCTCCATATACCTCATCCGTTGATATCTGGTGAAATCTCAAATCGTTTTTCCTTGCATGTTCCAGTAAGGCATGTGTTCCCATGATATTTGATTTAATGAAGGATAAGGAGTCTTTTATTGAATTATCAACGTGCGATTCTGCAGCAAAATTAACTACTGTATCTAAATCGCGAAATTCGTCCTGATGAATGGAAATATTATTTATATCGTCATTAATGAATTTATAATTTGGGGAATTTTTAATCTTCTCCAGATACCAGGGATTTGATGCGTAGGTTAAAGAATCCATGTTATAGATGAAATCGTCATATTTCTCCATTCTATTGAGTATATAATTTGAACCTATGAAGCCCATTCCTCCAGTTACAAGTATATTCAGAAATAATCACCTTCCTGGATCAGCTCCTTGAATGTTGTTAATTTTAAGTCCTTTTCTGATATCACGGGATTATCTATATTCCATTTTACGCCTATATCAGGATCATCATATCTTATTCCCCGTTCTGATTCCTTATGATAATATTCAGTAGTCTTGTAAAGCACATAGGAATCTTCCAGTGCCACAAATCCATGAGCAAAGTAGTCCGGGATATAGAGAGAATGGCAATTGTCCTCTGACAGTTCTGCCATCACATATTTACCGAAATCCTTTGAACTTTTTTTAAGATTTACTGCAACGTCCAGTATTTTTCCATGTATTACAGAAACAAGTTTTCCCTGTGAAAACGGTAGCTTCTGAAAGTGTAAACCCCTTATAACACCCTTCCTTGAAAATGAAAGATTTTCCTGTACAAAATTTATTTCTTTGAACTGACTTTTGAAATAATCTTCTCTAAAAAATTCAGTGAAATAGCCTCTTTCATCATTGAATATTGTCCTTTGAATCAAAAATACACCTGAAAGTTGAGTTTCGTTCAGCTTGAAATTCATCTTTTCCTAATCTTCACTTGGCTTATGTATTTTTTTGACTGTTAATTGATAGATATAAAATTAAATTTTCATAAATTTTTAAGAGTAGAAAATAAACTGGTATGTGTATTTAATTTGTTTTCTTACTTGATACACTGCTTTTTGATCTGAAGAAAGACGAAAATAGAAGTCCATTGAAGATCAGAAGTATGGAAAACGCAAGGCTCACTGCCAGAGTTGATGGTGCATTTATTCCAAACCCGAAAAGATAGTTAAAACCAATGGAACCTCCAACATTTGAAATGGAAGATAGTGGAAGGCCAAGGGCTGCATCCAGTATCATTGCTATGGACATAAATATAGAACCATAGGCAAGCCCCATTCTTGCTGTTTCCTTTAGCTTATCTTTTGTCAGTAAATATCCAAGCATTGAAACTATCATCCCTGCAGTGAAGACCAACAGAAGTAGCCAGTGAAGATATCCTGAACTTCTAAGAAGACTGTCATCTGTGATCAGGAATAGTGCAGAACCCATGGAAACGATGAATGACAAATATCCCATTGCGGCTAAGTTTTTGCGTCTAAGAACCATTGGTACAATTGCTGCCAGTAAAAACAGGATTATAACAGAAGATCCGGCTATATCTGTTCCATAAAGAGCAGTGAAGGACTTGGATGGTGTAACAGGAGGAGGAGTGGTGCTGGATGCATGTCCAGTAACGGAAACTGAAAGAACGGCAGGTGAACTGGATGGATCATCTCCTGTCGCATTAATAAACACGTGATAGGTACCATCACTAACTGTTGATGCTATTGAAATAGTCATTGTCCCTGTGTATGGTGGATCACCACCACTGTTGCTGAAACCGATCGTAAATCCGCTTAAAGAATTGGATGAAAGGCTGGTGCCCCAGGTGGTTCCAGACGATAGCTCAACTGTATATGAGTCGGTAGTGGAAGATCCAGGAGTAATGGATACGGAATTTTTACTTAATGTAATACTAGACGTTCCATCAGAGAATGGATTATAATTTCCATTCCTGTCTCTGGTATCATGTGCATTATCAACATTTATCATTGAAATGACCATAATACTCACTATGACAAACAGAATAATAGTTAGTAATTTATTGTATTTATTCATAATTATTATATATTCTAATTATAGTATTTAAAACTTATTTAGTTCAATTTTGAGCAGAAAAGGCTTAAGTAATATAAGAAAAAGATGAAGAAGTAATATACCCTGAAGGTAAAGAAATTTAAGGGGTGGGTCCTAACATGGAAACATACATTGTATGTCCATAGTATGATTCTGGTAATGATAATTCTACCAATGGAACATCAAAAAATGAATCTATCCTGAATTGCAGGTGAAGGATGGAAATTCCGTTCAATATATGAACTCCTGAATATGTCACATTTGTTGTTTCTTTAACTGATCTTGCCGTGACATTTATGTTATGAAGATTATAGGGGATAGTACCATTCGGAAATGTTATGTTAAGATAATAAAGACCCGGTATCATTACCTGCGGGTACAGGTTAATCATAGACCCATTATGTTTATGGGAAATGGCTGTAAAGTTATTAATCAAAGATATAGGTGTGAAATAAACAGGGGTATGATTGTAATTTTTGGCGAGTAGTATAAAACCATCCTGAAATGCTTCGATTCCATAATTCCCCCTTGAATATAGAACATTCATTGCCTGGCACATATCCAGACTGCTGCCGGTATTGAAGCAATTTATATCATATGCAAGGGCGTACTCCACATTTTGAGTTTCTGTCAGATTCTGAAGTCTATAGCTTAAATTACTATTATATCCAGATAGGGATTGAAATGCCCCAAGACATGAAAGCGATGGATCGTGGACATCAACATATGGGAGGTTGTTTTGATATATAACGT contains:
- a CDS encoding oligosaccharide flippase family protein; translated protein: MELGAEKEYVGISAIYQFLGNGVQVVSGSLFYIFAARIFPPSDLGVIALFIAIVGLFGIVFTVGLNSAITHFISSNLNSKVYSPGKTLFRILVLGILLALAGLLVVYAFSGYISIIFFHSTSYTFYIKLLSLVLFGNIIFSILNGAIIGFEKFKISALISVIIWVIYYFGALTLAYIDRSLIDIIYGWIIGLALGILIDFVYLLAILARGYMRKHHRTVGSRSIFTYAIPVLLSSIIGYGASYTDRFVVAYLLNTYYLGIYNFTLLIFSGISFIAIPFNNITLPKFSEFFGNDQRAFIKSNVGASSLLLTYFYTPIALGIAALSPIVLYYIAGPAYVSGQYALIVVMLVPTLFISQNLLIQAISSVRKTSFFLYSSLGSLVANVIFSFLLIPYFGLIGAAFGFSSVYVVSFVILYRLAKKEDLVQYNTSGTLKIWASSIFMFLIVYFALHFMVERYGYSLFILPFLILVGALIYTVVASRLKVFSKEEREFILSMFPNRLNSIKKLISILVLGNQK
- the rfbC gene encoding dTDP-4-dehydrorhamnose 3,5-epimerase; its protein translation is MNFKLNETQLSGVFLIQRTIFNDERGYFTEFFREDYFKSQFKEINFVQENLSFSRKGVIRGLHFQKLPFSQGKLVSVIHGKILDVAVNLKKSSKDFGKYVMAELSEDNCHSLYIPDYFAHGFVALEDSYVLYKTTEYYHKESERGIRYDDPDIGVKWNIDNPVISEKDLKLTTFKELIQEGDYF
- the rfbB gene encoding dTDP-glucose 4,6-dehydratase — translated: MNILVTGGMGFIGSNYILNRMEKYDDFIYNMDSLTYASNPWYLEKIKNSPNYKFINDDINNISIHQDEFRDLDTVVNFAAESHVDNSIKDSLSFIKSNIMGTHALLEHARKNDLRFHQISTDEVYGALPVDSKEKFNVDSPYNPKNPYSATKASADMLVRSYCNTYGLKATISNCSNNFGPHQHREKLIPKTIINLMNNEKVPIYGDGRQIRDWIYVTDHCNGIDLILEKGKAGKTYLIGSDGEHSNIEVVNEIMHLMKKNTDMIKFVDDRPGHDRRYAIDASSIRKLGWKPEFNFNDALRQTVDHYMKNYENYIL